In Gossypium raimondii isolate GPD5lz chromosome 12, ASM2569854v1, whole genome shotgun sequence, a single window of DNA contains:
- the LOC105763941 gene encoding uncharacterized protein LOC105763941, protein MVRPYAIKGKKRKNRGEKYDKEEQEHEEQVEEEEREPAKQAAIEKPTEEVEGKEEEEGGEAGTDELEGIPIAPSDKKNNKNGVIFVLEKASLEVAKVGKSFQLLNSDDHANFLRKNNKNPADYRPDITHQALLSILDSPVNKAGRLQAVYVRTEKGVLFEVKPHVRIPRTYKRFSGIMLQLLQKLNITAVGKREKLLRVIKNPVTNYFPVNSRKIGFSYSSDKLAKMRKYVDAVGDDVNLVFVVGAMAHGKIEVDYIDDFIAISGYPLSAAMCIARITEALADKWSIL, encoded by the exons ATGGTACGACCGTATGCTATTAAAGGGAAGAAACGGAAGAATAGAGGCGAGAAGTATGATAAAGAAGAACAAGAACATGAAGAacaagtagaagaagaagagagagaaCCAGCAAAACAAGCTGCTATTGAAAAGCCAACAGAGGAAGTCGAAGgtaaagaagaagaggaaggagGTGAAGCTGGAACAGATGAACTTGAGGGAATCCCAATTGCCCCCTCTGAtaaaaagaataacaaaaatggtgTAATTTTTGTTCTTGAGAAGGCTTCATTGGAAGTTGCTAAAGTTGGAAAG AGTTTTCAACTCTTGAACTCAGATGATCATGCCAATTTCTTGcggaaaaataacaagaatcCTGCTGATTACAGACCTGACATAACACATCAG GCTCTACTGTCGATTCTAGATAGTCCGGTCAATAAGGCTGGGAGATTGCAAGCTGTGTATGTTAGAACTGAGAAAGGTGtactttttgaagttaaacCTCATGTTAGAATTCCGAGAACATATAAGCGGTTCTCTGGTATTATGT TGCAACTGCtacaaaaactaaatataaCTGCCGTTGGCAAGCGTGAAAAGCTTTTACGAGTGATAAAGAATCCCGTAACCAATTACTTTCCTGTCAACTCTCGCAAAATAG GTTTCTCATATAGCTCAGACAAATTAGCTAAAATGAGGAAATACGTAGATGCTGTTGGTGATGATGTGAATCTTGTTTTTGTG GTGGGTGCAATGGCCCATGGGAAAATAGAGGTAGATTATATAGATGATTTTATAGCGA TTTCCGGTTATCCGCTAAGTGCTGCAATGTGCATTGCAAGGATTACTGAAGCTTTGGCAGATAAGTGGAGCATATTGTAA
- the LOC105763942 gene encoding rho GTPase-activating protein 5, with translation MAGLFRSKSCGLLGLSEFFHQTKTNDDHEEEEDFAEDGMNPIATTPLISSKSRFGCSHGGRRDNNQFQFMDILAALLRKSLVTCSVDTDDISSLDISLPTDVKHVSHVTFDCFNGFLGLPTELQPDVPSKVPSASASAFGVSPKSMQCSYDGKGNSLPTILLMMQSRFYDEGGLKAEGIFRINAENSQEEYVREKLNKGVVPHGIDVHCLAGLIKAWFRELPSGVLDCLTPEQVMHCNTEDDCVELVKLLPSTEAALLDWAINLMADVVEYEQYNKMNARNIAMVFAPNMTQMADPLTALIHAVQVMNFLKTLILKTIRERDESATKDRLLPSCSDCPTGLTDTCASKEPATAKFLRVATLSRLESDPEEKQWSIQDSNREEEVESISGNNILNEWEMGNVETECRSGYDNGDRLSLRKGVRRLCRHPIFQLSKPTKKTRNLGIVNTRGRGGEAWV, from the exons ATGGCTGGGTTGTTTCGATCCAAATCTTGTGGACTGCTCGGACTCAGTGAGTTCTTTCACCAAACCAAGACCAATGACGAccatgaagaagaagaagattttgCAGAAGATGGGATGAACCCTATTGCTACGACGCCATTGATAAGCTCGAAATCGAGATTTGGTTGTAGTCATGGAGGACGACGAGACAACAACCAATTCCAGTTTATGGATATATTAGCAGCGTTGTTAAGGAAGTCATTAGTCACTTGCAGTGTGGACACCGACGACATATCTTCCCTGGATATTAGCTTACCAACTGATGTCAAGCATGTCTCTCATGTTACTTTCGACTGCTTTAATGGCTTCCTCGGCTTACCTACTGAACTCCAACCTGATGTTCCCTCAAAGGTTCCTAGTGCCAG TGCAAGTGCTTTTGGGGTTTCTCCTAAGTCAATGCAGTGTTCTTATGATGGTAAAGGGAATAGTTTGCCAACAATTCTTCTTATGATGCAGAGTCGTTTTTATGATGAAGGAGGTCTTAAG GCAGAAGGAATATTTCGGATTAATGCCGAAAATAGTCAAGAAGAGTATGTTCGAGAAAAGTTAAACAAAGGTGTCGTACCGCACGGAATCGATGTCCATTGTTTAGCTGGTTTGATAAAG GCATGGTTTAGAGAACTTCCTAGTGGAGTGCTCGATTGCCTTACACCGGAGCAGGTGATGCATTGCAACACGGAAGACGATTGCGTTGAGCTTGTGAAGTTGCTTCCTTCAACAGAAGCTGCTTTACTTGATTGGGCTATCAATTTGATGGCAGATGTTGTGGAGTATGAACAATACAACAAAATGAATGCACGCAACATCGCGATGGTTTTCGCACCGAATATGACTCAG ATGGCCGATCCCTTGACAGCATTGATTCACGCCGTGCAAGTGATGAACTTCCTCAAAACATTGATCTTAAAGACGATTCGAGAAAGGGATGAGTCCGCTACCAAGGACAGGTTGCTTCCATCTTGCTCAGATTGTCCTACTGGCCTAACCGATACATGTGCATCTAAGGAACCTGCCACTGCTAAGTTCTTGAGGGTTGCCACATTGAGTAGACTCGAAAGTGACCCCGAAGAGAAACAATGGAGCATTCAGGATAGTAACAGAGAAGAGGAAGTTGAGTCCATTTCAGGCAACAACATACTAAATGaatgggaaatgggaaatgTTGAAACTGAATGTAGAAGTGGATATGATAATGGTGACCGGCTAAGTTTAAGAAAAGGTGTAAGGCGATTATGCAGACACCCGATATTCCAGTTGAGTAAGCCGACGAAGAAGACACGGAATCTCGGGATTGTAAATACTAGAGGAAGAGGCGGAGAAGCTTGGGTATGA
- the LOC105763944 gene encoding hevamine-A has protein sequence MAFKLNISVSFICLMVLVLATGSYGGGISIYWGQNGNEGTLAETCATRNYEYVNIAFLATFGNGQTPMINLAGHCDPYSNGCTGLSSDIKSCQAKGVKVILSIGGGAGSYSLSSSDDARQVAMYLWNNFLGGTSSSRPLGPAVLDGIDFDIEGGTGEHWDDLAKYLSGYSKKGKKVYLTAAPQCPFPDAWVGNALKTGLFDYVWVQFYNNPPCQYSSADIANLEDAWKQWTSDIPATKIFLGLPAAPDAAGSGFIPVNDLTSKVLPAIKNSSKYGGVMLWSKYYDDQSGYSSSIKSHV, from the coding sequence ATGGCATTCAAGCTGAATATATCAGTTTCGTTCATCTGCTTGATGGTTTTGGTGTTAGCCACTGGTTCATATGGTGGCGGGATTTCCATCTACTGGGGCCAAAATGGTAATGAAGGCACCTTAGCGGAGACTTGTGCGACGagaaattatgaatatgtgaATATAGCCTTCTTGGCAACATTTGGTAATGGCCAAACTCCGATGATAAACCTTGCCGGTCATTGTGATCCTTATAGCAATGGTTGTACTGGGTTAAGCTCCGACATTAAATCGTGTCAAGCTAAAGGTGTCAAAGTGATTCTTTCGATAGGAGGAGGTGCTGGTAGTTACTCCCTTTCTTCGTCTGATGACGCTAGGCAAGTCGCGATGTATCTTTGGAACAATTTCTTGGGGGGAACGTCGTCGTCTCGACCGCTTGGACCTGCTGTTCTTGACGGGATCGACTTTGATATCGAGGGAGGAACAGGGGAACATTGGGACGATCTCGCGAAATACCTTTCGGGATATAGCAAGAAAGGCAAGAAAGTGTACTTAACCGCAGCTCCTCAATGCCCATTCCCTGATGCTTGGGTTGGAAATGCATTGAAAACGGGTCTCTTTGATTATGTTTGGGTCCAATTCTATAACAACCCTCCTTGCCAATACTCGTCGGCCGATATTGCCAACCTTGAAGATGCATGGAAACAATGGACTTCGGATATCCCAGCAACCAAGATTTTCCTTGGCTTACCGGCAGCTCCTGATGCAGCAGGCAGCGGTTTCATCCCCGTAAACGATCTCACATCCAAGGTCCTACCAGCCATAAAGAATTCCTCCAAGTACGGCGGAGTTATGCTTTGGTCCAAGTATTATGATGATCAAAGTGGATATAGCTCTTCCATCAAGAGCCATGTCTGA